A stretch of the Xiphias gladius isolate SHS-SW01 ecotype Sanya breed wild chromosome 19, ASM1685928v1, whole genome shotgun sequence genome encodes the following:
- the susd1 gene encoding sushi domain-containing protein 1 isoform X4, whose product MIVVFLLCVIAGTPAAAQTLDVCATCHSNATCDEKPDGTGKVCNCKYGFVGNGRTYCQDKDECQLGANKICGQHTTCHNTYGSYYCTCLSGYSPSNNMAVFIPNDGTHCQDIDECRITGLCGEGGRCRNLEGTFECSCQLGYQVHNGAEPFHPHRDKASCKVVECGQPALVEHSVLLSVAGTTYGSVATFGCDEGFIWGSGDVASVCGANGLWKGPTMVCKEVDCGSPPALPHSHMLWNKSSRMGTEVVYQCNPGYRNVGKGNVSICTPAGQWEAPPVLCQEILCGSPPTSESTEQVWNGNTAPGSTVLYFCKKGFLNKGGLNVSVCDENGQWTAPALSCQEILCGDPPILPHTGQVWHGSSNPGSTVTYYCKIGFYHSEGNNVSLCTIYGSWTKSNISCKEVKCGVPPPIPHSVMLWDKVSTVGSQVVYQCKSGYRNVGKGNESVCTASGEWEEASLLCEAKCGLVPFLANSEVVWHNRSVVIHRCVEGYHSWRGSNVSVCGISGVWQEATLRCIEIKPPIHHLYVLDEKCVHWKAEKYEEDTEVYKVSYIGSRDYQRSFHDKRKRFLSSKADQLELCLNLLPVTNYSISITAVSARFTATITTNTSLPAPPAPVVFYREFDTPVPTLSLCRSANTLDSISLYQVFVLPVEEIMVFDCSYPGSPDTSSKSKSPSEYISAQILVRHVGTEMNFTVGDGLHYGGFYNAPLENGRNYYIILRTVSQWKTVLKSSCLLWAKIRGTSYVLWVSLLSAAVSVGVVALAILGGYSCIWFFRKT is encoded by the exons atgatcgtggtttttctgctctgtgtcatTGCAG GTACGCCAGCGGCCGCCCAAACTCTGGATGTGTGTGCCACCTGCCACTCCAACGCCACATGTGACGAGAAGCCAGACGGCACTGGCAAAGTGTGCAACTGCAAGTACGGGTTTGTTGGAAATGGAAGAACTTACTGTCAGG ataAAGATGAGTGTCAATTAGGAGCCAATAAGATCTGCGGGCAACACACCACGTGCCACAACACATATGGCAGCTACTACTGCACCTGCCTGTCTGGCTACAGCCCTTCTAACAACATGGCCGTCTTCATCCCAAATGATGGAACCCACTGCCAGG ACATTGACGAGTGCAGGATCACAGGGTTGTGTGGAGAGGGAGGTCGGTGCAGGAACCTGGAGGGAACTTTTGAGTGCAGCTGTCAGCTGGGATACCAAGTCCACAATGGAGCAGAGCCTTTTCATCCTCACAGAGACAAGGCTTCATGCAAAG TGGTTGAATGTGGCCAGCCTGCCTTAGTGGAGCACTCAGTGCTGCTTTCCGTCGCAGGGACCACATATGGCAGCGTAGCCACGTTTGGCTGTGATGAGGGCTTCATTTGGGGGAGTGGAGACGTCGCGTCTGTCTGTGGAGCTAATGGACTGTGGAAAGGACCAACTATGGTCTGCAAAG AGGTTGACTGTGGCTCTCCCCCTGCCCTCCCTCACTCTCATATGCTGTGGAACAAGAGCTCAAGGATGGGCACTGAGGTGGTTTATCAGTGTAACCCTGGCTATCGTAATGTTGGAAAGGGGAACGTCTCCATTTGTACGCCTGCGGGACAGTGGGAAGCGCCGCCTGTGCTCTGCCAAG AGATATTGTGTGGAAGTCCTCCTACAAGTGAATCCACCGAGCAGGTGTGGAACGGTAACACAGCTCCTGGCAGCACCGTGCTCTATTTCTGTAAAAAGGGCTTTCTTAACAAAGGAGGACTTAATGTGTCGGTCTGTGATGAAAACGGTCAGTGGACAGCCCCAGCTCTGTCATGCcaag AGATATTATGTGGGGATCCTCCTATACTGCCCCACACTGGGCAAGTGTGGCATGGCAGCTCCAACCCTGGAAGCACAGTGACTTACTACTGTAAAATAGGATTTTATCACAGTGAAGGAAATAATGTGTCATTGTGCACAATTTATGGGTCCTGGACAAAGTCAAACATCTCATGCAAAG AGGTTAAGTGTGGTGTGCCCCCACCCATCCCTCATTCAGTCATGCTGTGGGATAAAGTTTCTACTGTGGGCTCTCAAGTTGTTTATCAGTGTAAGTCTGGATATCGCAATGTTGGGAAGGGAAATGAATCCGTTTGTACCGCCAGCGGAGAATGGGAGGAGGCGTCTCTGCTCTGTGAAG caaaatgtggCCTGGTTCCCTTCCTTGCCAACTCTGAGGTGGTGTGGCATAACAGAAGTGTAGTGATCCACCGCTGTGTGGAAGGGTATCACAGCTGGAGGGGCAGCAACGTCTCTGTGTGTGGCATCTCTGGGGTGTGGCAGGAAGCTACTCTGAGATGCATAG AAATAAAGCCACCTATCCATCACCTATATGTTCTGgatgaaaaatgtgtgcattgGAAAGCAGAGAAGTATGAGGAGGATACAGAAGTTTACAAG GTTTCATACATCGGATCCAGGGACTACCAGAGGTCCTTCCATGATAAAAGGAAGCGGTTTCTGAGCTCCAAGGCTGACCAGCTGGAACTCTGTCTCAACCTGCTTCCAGTCACAAACTACAGCATCTCCATCACTGCAGTGTCTGCCAGATTCACAGCCACCATCACCACTAACACCAGTTTACCAG CGCCTCCAGCACCAGTTGTTTTCTACAGAGAGTTTGATACTCCTGTACCAACATTGAGCCTATGCAGATCAGCCAACACACTGGACTCAATAAG tTTGTACCAAGTGTTTGTGCTTCCTGTAGAGGAGATTATGGTATTTGATTGTTCCTATCCTGGAAGCCCCGACACCTCAAGCAAAAGCAAATCTCCTTCAGAGTACATTTCTGCCCAGATCCTCGTCAGACATGTCGGAACAGAGATGAACTTCACTGTTGGGGATGGACTCCACTACGGAGGCTTCTACAATGCACCACTGGAGAATGGCAGGAACTATTACATCATCTTACGAACTGTCAGCCAGTGGAAAACA GTCTTAAAAAGCTCCTGTCTCCTGTGGGCTAAAATAAGAG GTACATCCTACGTTCTGTGGGTTTCattgctgtctgctgctgtatCAGTAGGAGTGGTTGCCTTGGCCATTTTGGGTGGATACAGTTGCATCTG gtttttcaggAAGACATGA
- the susd1 gene encoding sushi domain-containing protein 1 isoform X3, with amino-acid sequence MCVPPATPTPHVTRSQTALAKCATANKDECQLGANKICGQHTTCHNTYGSYYCTCLSGYSPSNNMAVFIPNDGTHCQDIDECRITGLCGEGGRCRNLEGTFECSCQLGYQVHNGAEPFHPHRDKASCKVVECGQPALVEHSVLLSVAGTTYGSVATFGCDEGFIWGSGDVASVCGANGLWKGPTMVCKEVDCGSPPALPHSHMLWNKSSRMGTEVVYQCNPGYRNVGKGNVSICTPAGQWEAPPVLCQEILCGSPPTSESTEQVWNGNTAPGSTVLYFCKKGFLNKGGLNVSVCDENGQWTAPALSCQEILCGDPPILPHTGQVWHGSSNPGSTVTYYCKIGFYHSEGNNVSLCTIYGSWTKSNISCKEVKCGVPPPIPHSVMLWDKVSTVGSQVVYQCKSGYRNVGKGNESVCTASGEWEEASLLCEEINCREPVFKPHTKMLWDSTSHIGSVVYYQCDEGYHTRSLKNYSVCGENGQWEDIDLWCEAKCGLVPFLANSEVVWHNRSVVIHRCVEGYHSWRGSNVSVCGISGVWQEATLRCIEIKPPIHHLYVLDEKCVHWKAEKYEEDTEVYKVSYIGSRDYQRSFHDKRKRFLSSKADQLELCLNLLPVTNYSISITAVSARFTATITTNTSLPAPPAPVVFYREFDTPVPTLSLCRSANTLDSISLYQVFVLPVEEIMVFDCSYPGSPDTSSKSKSPSEYISAQILVRHVGTEMNFTVGDGLHYGGFYNAPLENGRNYYIILRTVSQWKTVLKSSCLLWAKIRGTSYVLWVSLLSAAVSVGVVALAILGGYSCIWFFRKT; translated from the exons ATGTGTGTGCCACCTGCCACTCCAACGCCACATGTGACGAGAAGCCAGACGGCACTGGCAAAGTGTGCAACTGCAA ataAAGATGAGTGTCAATTAGGAGCCAATAAGATCTGCGGGCAACACACCACGTGCCACAACACATATGGCAGCTACTACTGCACCTGCCTGTCTGGCTACAGCCCTTCTAACAACATGGCCGTCTTCATCCCAAATGATGGAACCCACTGCCAGG ACATTGACGAGTGCAGGATCACAGGGTTGTGTGGAGAGGGAGGTCGGTGCAGGAACCTGGAGGGAACTTTTGAGTGCAGCTGTCAGCTGGGATACCAAGTCCACAATGGAGCAGAGCCTTTTCATCCTCACAGAGACAAGGCTTCATGCAAAG TGGTTGAATGTGGCCAGCCTGCCTTAGTGGAGCACTCAGTGCTGCTTTCCGTCGCAGGGACCACATATGGCAGCGTAGCCACGTTTGGCTGTGATGAGGGCTTCATTTGGGGGAGTGGAGACGTCGCGTCTGTCTGTGGAGCTAATGGACTGTGGAAAGGACCAACTATGGTCTGCAAAG AGGTTGACTGTGGCTCTCCCCCTGCCCTCCCTCACTCTCATATGCTGTGGAACAAGAGCTCAAGGATGGGCACTGAGGTGGTTTATCAGTGTAACCCTGGCTATCGTAATGTTGGAAAGGGGAACGTCTCCATTTGTACGCCTGCGGGACAGTGGGAAGCGCCGCCTGTGCTCTGCCAAG AGATATTGTGTGGAAGTCCTCCTACAAGTGAATCCACCGAGCAGGTGTGGAACGGTAACACAGCTCCTGGCAGCACCGTGCTCTATTTCTGTAAAAAGGGCTTTCTTAACAAAGGAGGACTTAATGTGTCGGTCTGTGATGAAAACGGTCAGTGGACAGCCCCAGCTCTGTCATGCcaag AGATATTATGTGGGGATCCTCCTATACTGCCCCACACTGGGCAAGTGTGGCATGGCAGCTCCAACCCTGGAAGCACAGTGACTTACTACTGTAAAATAGGATTTTATCACAGTGAAGGAAATAATGTGTCATTGTGCACAATTTATGGGTCCTGGACAAAGTCAAACATCTCATGCAAAG AGGTTAAGTGTGGTGTGCCCCCACCCATCCCTCATTCAGTCATGCTGTGGGATAAAGTTTCTACTGTGGGCTCTCAAGTTGTTTATCAGTGTAAGTCTGGATATCGCAATGTTGGGAAGGGAAATGAATCCGTTTGTACCGCCAGCGGAGAATGGGAGGAGGCGTCTCTGCTCTGTGAAG aAATCAACTGTCGAGAGCCTGTTTTTAAACCTCATACTAAAATGCTATGGGATAGCACATCACACATTGGCAGTGTGGTGTATTACCAATGTGATGAAGGATATCACACCAGGAGCCTGAAAAACTACTCAGTATGTGGAGAGAATGGACAGTGGGAGGATATTGATCTATGGTGTGAAG caaaatgtggCCTGGTTCCCTTCCTTGCCAACTCTGAGGTGGTGTGGCATAACAGAAGTGTAGTGATCCACCGCTGTGTGGAAGGGTATCACAGCTGGAGGGGCAGCAACGTCTCTGTGTGTGGCATCTCTGGGGTGTGGCAGGAAGCTACTCTGAGATGCATAG AAATAAAGCCACCTATCCATCACCTATATGTTCTGgatgaaaaatgtgtgcattgGAAAGCAGAGAAGTATGAGGAGGATACAGAAGTTTACAAG GTTTCATACATCGGATCCAGGGACTACCAGAGGTCCTTCCATGATAAAAGGAAGCGGTTTCTGAGCTCCAAGGCTGACCAGCTGGAACTCTGTCTCAACCTGCTTCCAGTCACAAACTACAGCATCTCCATCACTGCAGTGTCTGCCAGATTCACAGCCACCATCACCACTAACACCAGTTTACCAG CGCCTCCAGCACCAGTTGTTTTCTACAGAGAGTTTGATACTCCTGTACCAACATTGAGCCTATGCAGATCAGCCAACACACTGGACTCAATAAG tTTGTACCAAGTGTTTGTGCTTCCTGTAGAGGAGATTATGGTATTTGATTGTTCCTATCCTGGAAGCCCCGACACCTCAAGCAAAAGCAAATCTCCTTCAGAGTACATTTCTGCCCAGATCCTCGTCAGACATGTCGGAACAGAGATGAACTTCACTGTTGGGGATGGACTCCACTACGGAGGCTTCTACAATGCACCACTGGAGAATGGCAGGAACTATTACATCATCTTACGAACTGTCAGCCAGTGGAAAACA GTCTTAAAAAGCTCCTGTCTCCTGTGGGCTAAAATAAGAG GTACATCCTACGTTCTGTGGGTTTCattgctgtctgctgctgtatCAGTAGGAGTGGTTGCCTTGGCCATTTTGGGTGGATACAGTTGCATCTG gtttttcaggAAGACATGA